Part of the Pirellulales bacterium genome is shown below.
ACCCGCGAGCAACCAGCAAATCGAGCGTCTCGGTTTCATCCCGCGGCCAACTCCGATGGGTCCTGAATGCCCATGCGCCGGCGTCAAAACCGCTACAGCCCGCGCAATCATCCTGACCAATCGGCAGCCGTGAGGGCCTGACTTGAGAATTTAGGCGAGATTTGAGGGCTGCTAGCAGCTACTCATCCTTCCAGCGCCGCGCGGGTGCGCTTCGTCAGTTCGTTGTCCGGCGCTCCAGAGCCCTTGAGGTTGAAAACGCTCGCTGCCAGGTAGCGCTCGCGCCAGGGGGACGACATGGCGGCGTAGTCTTCCATCACGGCCGCGCTGAATTTGTAGTCGTGCGCATCGCGACCCTTGAAGAAAATCAATAGCCGTGCAGCGTCGATCAATTCTTTCGGTGTCGGATTGTCTTTCGCATAGGCCAGCACCTTGCGGGCCGCCGTTGTTCGGTCGCTGCCGACGTCGGCGAGGATCTCGGCGACCGCCTCAGTGCCCGATTTTGTCGGCTGAAGCGGCTCGAGCTGATCGATGGGCGTTCCCTTGCTCTTCGGGTTTCCGCGGAAGAGCGGGATGAATGCCGCGTTCTGCAAGACGAGCAACCGCTTTGTTTGGTCACTCTCGGTTTGGCCGAAAGCGAAGTGCATGGCGTTGGTGGTAGTGACTGCGTGGAGCGAGCGGATATTCGGATCGCGCATCATCAACTCGCCGGCCGCATCGAAAAGCGCCTCCCAGATGGATTGAGGCGCGACCTCGGCGTTGAGAAGTTCCACGACCTTCTCGGAGGCTTCGTTCGCCGATCCGCTGCGAAGCGTCGCCAAGAGTTCGGCCGTGCGCTTCGGATCGGATTTACCATTCGGCCAATCCGGACGAATCTTGGCGGCCAGTTCCTGATTCTGTTTCCAAGGTCGGTCGGGATCGGCATCTCGTTGGGCTGGATTCTCCCCTTCATGCTCGAGCAGCGCGTAGGCCAGCGACCGCAGCACCGGCTCGGCATGTTGCCACCCGATCTGCCGCAGCGCTCGCGAGCTGTTGGCCACATAGATTGCTTTGTGCCCGATGTCGCGAAAATCGCGTATGCCGTAGCGGCAGAAGATTTCGAACGCTTGCTGCGGCTTCGCGGACCTGGCCAACCCTGTGACCGCGGCGTCGGCGGCCGATTCGTCCCAGTTGTCCATCGCTTGAGTGAAGTCCGCGGCCGCTTTGTCGGCGTTGGGAACGACCTTCTCATCAACCCCTTGCATCGTCCAGTGATTCGCTTTGATTTGCTCGGCTTGAGACGATTTGAAGGCATCGATTGCCCAAAAGATGGGCAACCAGCGGTGCTCGTCCGGTGAGGCGAGGCTCGCCAGATGAGCGGAATTCACCACCAGAACCGCATGGAATTTAAACCCGACCGGGCGCGGTTGGATGTCGCGAACTCCGGCCAACAGGAGCGCCGCCAAGAGTTCCTTGTAGGGCAAGCCGCTTTTTATTCGACCGGCCACCACTTCGAGCACGCGCTCGCGCGGCGTGTCCTCCAAGAGGCGCACTAACGGCTCGATATCATCGCCATATCGCACCTTTCTCGGATCGAGCCGGGCTTCATCCGCTGAAACGGGACCAAGCTCGCCGAGAATGCCAAGATTCGATAATCCCAAAACGGCCCCCGTTGCTGCCGCCGTTCTCAAGAAGTCCCGCCTCGGCTGATTTGCGCACATAGCCGGCTCCTTTCATTGCTCCAAGTGAAAGTGACCTCGTCTGCCTCCCGTCGATCTTACCACAAACAGCAGCCGCGGCGGCAAGGGATTTGCTCCGGTCGCGCCGAACCGTACACATTGGCAAGTCCACTTCTGATAGCGAATTTGCGCGACGCTCACGATGGACTAACACCGGTCGGCTACAACCTTTCCAGCTTGGAGGAGCGGAAGCCGGCGCTAATCCGATTGCGACAACTGGTCGGCCCGCGGCGCTTCGCGCCGACGAAGCACGAACTGATTGCAATTCGTTCGCCAAACATTACATTGAGCTTTTCATCCTGGGGAGTCGCTGAAATGAAACTGCATCTTGCCGGGCGCATTCGAGCGGTTCTCATCGTCTTGGGAGTTGTGTGCATCGCTTGTTTGATGACTCCCGGCGTCGTGCAGGGGCAAACGAATTACTTTTATGGAAGCACCGCCAACGGAAACTGGGACACCACCAGCGCTCTTTGGTCGACGCCGACTTACAGTACCAGTGGGTTGGTGCCCTGGGTGAATTCCAACACAAACCCAAACACAGCCTATCTCGACACGGGCACGGGGTTTCCCCCGACTTCGCGCACGCTCACGCTCACGCAAGACATTACCGCCCAATCAGTTTTGTTCGACGCGCGGTCCACGGTCTCTAGCAGTTTCGGCTATACCCAGGCATATGACTTGGCGGGCACGAACACGCTGAATCTTGCTAGCGGAACTCTCACTTTTAACTTTCTCGCGGGCAATACTGCCGACGTCATCAATGCTCAAATCGACGCCAATCTTTCCACTCCCGGCGACTTGACCGTCAATGTCGCCGGCACGGACCTGCAGGCAGGCGCCTTCGGCGATACGACGCTCACGCTGACGGGCGTGGCCACCTTCAACAATCTGAATATCTACGGTGGCTACCTCGGCCTCGGAAGCGCGCGTATCGGCGCCAACACCGTCTTCATCGATCACAATTCCACAATCAGCGGCACGGTCAATCTCTACGGCTACGACGGGCAAAACAAAGATGGAGCGAGTTTTGCCGTTGGCACCACGAGCAGCAACGCGGTCACAGTCAGTGCGAGCAACTTCGTCATTAATCCGAACAACGTCCATGGCACGTCATACTTGCGGAGCGATTTCATCGCTCGAATCGGGGCCAGCAACAGTGGCACAACGATCAACGAGCTGGACGTAAACGGCGTGATCTCCGGCAATGGCGATCTGATGTTCGCCGCCGGTTTCAGTGGCGGGGGAGGGTTGGTCGTACTAAATCAGCACAACACATATCTCGGATTTACGATGTTCAACGCCGGTGCCAGCAGTTCGTCGGGGCTGGGTGTGCTTCAATTGGGCGTCGACAATGCGATCCCCACCGGCAGCCCGCTGGTTTGGGGATTCAACTCGAACGGCAACGGCGGCACCTTGGATCTCAACGGTCACAATCAGACGGTTTCGTCGCTCTGGACTCAATTTGGCGCGGGCAGCAGCGTCATCACGAACAATGCGACCGGCCCAAGCACGAGCACACTCACGATCAGTGGTTCTGATTCTCCGGGTGCATTTGCTCTGCCGATTAACGACGGCAGCGCCGGCGGAAAAGTCGCTTTCGTCCGATCGGGGATTGGCACCACGGTTCTCACGAATGCCAACAGCACATATTCGGGAGGCACAAGCATACTGGGAGGCGTATTGTCAGTTAGCGCCGACCATGTGCTGGGCGCGGTCCCCTCGACCGCGACATCCGGCAGTCTTGTTGTCAACGGCGGCGCGTTGGCGGTGACCGGCGCTGGCTTCACCTTGAGCGGCAATCGCGGAATCGCGCTCGGACCTGCGGTCGGCAGCGGGACCGGAACGATCAACGTGGCCGGCAACGGCAATCTGACTTACGACGGCATCATCGACAACAACGGGCCCCTGAGCACCGGAGGCCTGACCCTGTCTGGCGCGGGAACTTTGACGCTCGACGGAGCGAACACCTACACTGGACCGACGGCGATCAGTCAAGGAACTTTGTCGCTCGCGCAGAGCGGTTCGCTTCATGCGCTTAGCACGGTGACGGTTGGTGTCGGCGGCACGCTGGGCGGCTCCGGTACTGCAAATGGATCGGTCGTGGTCAATGGCACGATTGCTCCCGGAACCACCACGCAAGTTGGCCAGCTCAACGTCGGCAGTCTCACGCTGTCCGGCGGCGGCGTCTACAACTGGAAACTGTTCAATGCCCCCGGCGCCGCGGGGAACGACTGGGATTTAATCTCGGTCGGAGCGATGGGGACCGGAGCAGTTACGTTGAACAACTCTCAGGCCAATCCGTTCACCATCAATGTGACGGCGCCTCCCGGCGGCCTTATCAATTTCGTCGACACGCAGAGCTATACGTGGCAGATTCTCAGCGCCGGTAGCTTTGTCGGCGGCCCTTACAATGCAAATCTGTTCAACGTCAACACATCCGCCTTCCCATCCGGCGATCCCGGTTCGACGATCACATTGTCCAATTCGGGAGGAAACCTGTCGCTTGTCTATACCCCTGGGCCAACACCGTTGATTTGGAAGCAGCCGACCGGAGGATCGGGAAATTGGAGCAACGACGCGAGCGCGACCGATTGGACCGGCGGCCCATGGACTTCTGGCTCTGCGGCG
Proteins encoded:
- a CDS encoding twin-arginine translocation signal domain-containing protein, whose amino-acid sequence is MCANQPRRDFLRTAAATGAVLGLSNLGILGELGPVSADEARLDPRKVRYGDDIEPLVRLLEDTPRERVLEVVAGRIKSGLPYKELLAALLLAGVRDIQPRPVGFKFHAVLVVNSAHLASLASPDEHRWLPIFWAIDAFKSSQAEQIKANHWTMQGVDEKVVPNADKAAADFTQAMDNWDESAADAAVTGLARSAKPQQAFEIFCRYGIRDFRDIGHKAIYVANSSRALRQIGWQHAEPVLRSLAYALLEHEGENPAQRDADPDRPWKQNQELAAKIRPDWPNGKSDPKRTAELLATLRSGSANEASEKVVELLNAEVAPQSIWEALFDAAGELMMRDPNIRSLHAVTTTNAMHFAFGQTESDQTKRLLVLQNAAFIPLFRGNPKSKGTPIDQLEPLQPTKSGTEAVAEILADVGSDRTTAARKVLAYAKDNPTPKELIDAARLLIFFKGRDAHDYKFSAAVMEDYAAMSSPWRERYLAASVFNLKGSGAPDNELTKRTRAALEG